The Solibacillus sp. FSL W7-1436 genome window below encodes:
- a CDS encoding DUF2785 domain-containing protein codes for MEDYEKFFEMTTEERKQSIQGHPSILDDLLETIGHEETAIRDQLNYRLFILLLSENALGEEVIAGFVSKLSSADGLLYNIGEKGTTSVFQRSYAALFLAAIVNADRQLAILTSEQLELLAQNAVALLAKEQDLRSFVDSKSGWAHSVPNTTELISAIIAHPLYPIRFTAQILQAIRANIWKGYVFVDDEEERFCNIIQALSAKKIDEELFIEWFEQLFDQLEMVAFERGYDELWFKARTNQLNLAKTLYFYLKFANRNEKLRSIVSAFIQQWLKLS; via the coding sequence GTGGAAGATTATGAAAAGTTTTTTGAAATGACGACGGAAGAGCGAAAACAATCTATACAGGGGCACCCGTCGATACTCGATGATTTACTGGAGACAATTGGTCATGAAGAAACAGCAATCCGTGACCAGCTGAATTACCGCCTGTTCATTTTGCTGTTATCGGAAAATGCACTTGGCGAAGAAGTGATTGCCGGTTTTGTAAGCAAACTTTCTTCAGCAGACGGTTTACTTTACAATATCGGCGAAAAAGGGACGACATCCGTTTTTCAGCGTTCCTATGCGGCTCTTTTTTTGGCGGCAATCGTGAATGCCGATCGACAGCTTGCCATTTTAACAAGTGAGCAGTTGGAGCTGCTTGCACAAAATGCGGTGGCTCTATTGGCGAAGGAGCAGGATTTGCGAAGCTTCGTCGATTCGAAGTCGGGGTGGGCGCACAGCGTTCCAAATACAACGGAGTTAATCAGCGCCATTATTGCGCATCCGCTTTATCCGATTCGCTTTACGGCCCAGATACTGCAGGCAATCCGCGCAAATATTTGGAAGGGCTATGTATTTGTCGATGACGAGGAAGAACGTTTCTGCAATATTATCCAGGCATTGTCAGCCAAAAAGATCGATGAAGAACTGTTCATTGAATGGTTTGAACAGCTGTTTGACCAGCTAGAAATGGTCGCCTTTGAGCGCGGCTATGATGAACTTTGGTTTAAAGCGAGAACAAATCAGCTGAACTTGGCAAAAACGCTCTACTTTTATTTGAAATTTGCCAATCGGAATGAAAAATTGCGCAGTATTGTATCCGCATTCATTCAGCAATGGCTCAAATTAAGCTAA
- the acnA gene encoding aconitate hydratase AcnA: protein MANLHNSRSTFEVNGKTYNYFRLAAIEEAGIAKVSRLPYSIKVLLESVLRQYDNYVIKDEHVNDLANFGNHNADAEVPFKPSRVVLQDFTGVPVVVDLASLRSAMKEMGGDPAKINPAIPVDLVIDHSVQVDKYGNAAALQANMDLEFERNAERYNFLKWAQTAYDNFRAVPPATGIVHQVNLEYLAPIVHVNETEEGLVAFPDSVVGTDSHTTMINGIGVLGWGVGGIEAEAGMLGQPSYFPIPDVIGVKLVGELPNGTTATDLALKVTQVLRARGVVNKFVEFFGPGVPGLPLADRATISNMAPEYGATCGFFAVDEESLNYMRLTGRDEEHIAVVEAYLKANDMFFNPDLEPVYTDVLEINLADIEANLSGPKRPQDLIPLTEMKRVYRESVVAPQGTQGFGLTEEEFSKTSTADFAEGAVEIPAGAVAIAAITSCTNTSNPYVLLAAGLVAKKAVELGIKPAKWVKTSLAPGSKVVTGYLEESGLQDYFDQIGFNTVGYGCTTCIGNSGPLLPEIEDAIKSNDLFVTSVLSGNRNFEGRVHPLVKANFLASPPLVVAYALAGTVDIDLQKDAIAVTPEGKEVFFADIWPSTEEVNEVLNKVVTRELFQKEYETVFTANEAWNAIETSTENLYTFDEKSTYIQNPPFFTGLSKEPDAIQTLAGMRVMAKFGDSITTDHISPAGAIGKDTPAGKYLIENGVAIRDFNSYGSRRGNHEVMMRGTFANIRIRNQIAPGTEGGFTTYWPTGEVEYIYDACMKYKEAGTGLVVLAGNDYGMGSSRDWAAKGTFLLGVKTVIAQSYERIHRSNLVMMGVLPLQFMAGESAETLGLKGDETIDVNLTDDVKPRDILTVTATSPEGNVTEFKALARFDSEVEVDYYRHGGILQMVLRAKAAQQ from the coding sequence ATGGCAAACTTACACAACAGTCGTTCGACTTTTGAAGTTAACGGTAAAACTTATAACTATTTCCGTTTAGCTGCAATCGAAGAAGCTGGTATCGCAAAAGTATCACGCCTACCTTATTCAATTAAAGTATTATTAGAATCAGTATTACGTCAATATGATAACTATGTAATTAAAGACGAGCACGTTAATGATTTAGCTAACTTCGGTAATCACAATGCTGATGCTGAAGTACCATTCAAACCTTCACGCGTAGTATTACAAGACTTCACTGGTGTTCCAGTAGTAGTTGACTTAGCTTCATTACGTTCTGCAATGAAAGAAATGGGTGGAGACCCAGCTAAAATCAACCCTGCAATTCCTGTAGACCTTGTAATTGACCACTCAGTACAAGTAGATAAATACGGTAACGCAGCAGCATTACAAGCGAACATGGATTTAGAGTTCGAGCGTAACGCTGAACGTTATAACTTCTTAAAATGGGCTCAAACTGCTTATGATAACTTCCGCGCTGTACCACCAGCAACTGGTATCGTACACCAAGTTAACTTAGAGTACTTAGCTCCAATCGTTCACGTTAACGAAACAGAAGAAGGTTTAGTAGCATTCCCTGACTCAGTAGTAGGTACTGACTCTCACACAACTATGATCAACGGTATCGGTGTTCTAGGTTGGGGTGTTGGTGGTATCGAAGCTGAAGCTGGTATGTTAGGTCAACCATCTTACTTCCCAATTCCTGATGTTATCGGTGTTAAATTAGTAGGCGAATTACCAAACGGTACTACAGCTACTGACTTAGCATTAAAAGTAACTCAAGTATTACGTGCTCGCGGCGTAGTAAACAAATTCGTTGAGTTCTTCGGACCTGGCGTACCTGGTTTACCATTAGCTGACCGTGCTACAATCTCAAACATGGCTCCAGAATACGGTGCTACTTGTGGTTTCTTCGCAGTTGACGAAGAATCATTAAACTACATGCGCTTAACTGGCCGTGACGAAGAGCACATTGCTGTTGTTGAAGCTTACTTAAAAGCTAACGACATGTTCTTCAACCCGGACTTAGAGCCTGTTTACACTGATGTTTTAGAAATTAACTTAGCGGACATCGAAGCTAACCTTTCTGGTCCTAAGCGTCCACAAGATTTAATTCCTTTAACTGAAATGAAACGCGTTTACCGTGAGTCAGTAGTAGCTCCTCAAGGTACACAAGGTTTCGGTTTAACAGAAGAAGAATTCTCAAAAACATCTACTGCTGACTTTGCAGAAGGTGCAGTTGAAATTCCGGCTGGTGCGGTAGCAATCGCAGCAATCACTTCTTGTACAAACACTTCTAACCCATACGTATTATTAGCTGCTGGTTTAGTTGCTAAAAAAGCTGTTGAGTTAGGTATTAAACCTGCTAAGTGGGTTAAAACTTCATTAGCTCCAGGTTCTAAAGTAGTAACTGGCTACCTAGAAGAATCAGGTTTACAAGACTACTTCGACCAAATCGGTTTCAACACAGTTGGTTACGGTTGTACAACATGTATCGGTAACTCTGGTCCTTTATTGCCAGAAATCGAAGATGCAATCAAATCAAACGATTTATTCGTAACATCTGTATTATCAGGTAACCGTAACTTCGAAGGTCGTGTACACCCATTAGTAAAAGCTAACTTCTTAGCTTCACCACCATTAGTTGTTGCTTACGCTTTAGCGGGTACTGTAGATATCGATCTACAAAAAGACGCAATCGCTGTAACTCCAGAAGGCAAAGAAGTATTCTTCGCTGATATCTGGCCATCAACTGAAGAAGTTAACGAAGTATTAAATAAAGTTGTAACTCGTGAATTATTCCAAAAAGAATACGAAACAGTATTCACTGCTAACGAAGCTTGGAATGCAATCGAAACTTCAACTGAAAACTTATATACTTTCGATGAAAAATCAACTTACATCCAAAACCCACCATTCTTCACTGGTCTTTCTAAAGAGCCAGATGCTATCCAAACATTAGCTGGAATGCGTGTAATGGCTAAGTTCGGTGACTCTATCACTACTGACCACATCTCTCCTGCAGGTGCAATCGGTAAAGATACACCAGCTGGTAAGTATTTAATCGAAAACGGTGTTGCAATCCGTGACTTCAACTCTTACGGTTCTCGTCGTGGTAACCACGAAGTAATGATGCGCGGTACATTCGCTAACATCCGTATCCGTAACCAAATCGCTCCAGGTACAGAAGGTGGTTTCACTACTTACTGGCCAACAGGCGAAGTTGAGTACATTTACGATGCTTGCATGAAGTACAAAGAAGCAGGTACTGGCTTAGTAGTATTAGCTGGTAACGACTACGGTATGGGTTCATCTCGTGACTGGGCTGCTAAAGGTACATTCTTACTAGGCGTTAAAACTGTAATCGCACAATCTTACGAGCGTATTCACCGTTCAAACTTAGTAATGATGGGTGTATTACCATTACAATTCATGGCTGGCGAATCAGCTGAAACTTTAGGATTAAAAGGTGACGAAACAATCGACGTTAACTTAACTGATGATGTTAAACCACGTGATATCCTAACTGTTACTGCAACTTCTCCAGAAGGAAATGTAACTGAGTTCAAAGCGTTAGCTCGTTTCGACTCTGAAGTAGAAGTAGACTACTACCGTCACGGTGGTATCCTGCAAATGGTATTACGTGCTAAAGCTGCACAACAATAA